A DNA window from Doryrhamphus excisus isolate RoL2022-K1 chromosome 2, RoL_Dexc_1.0, whole genome shotgun sequence contains the following coding sequences:
- the tjp2a gene encoding tight junction protein ZO-2a isoform X3, with protein MKFKKFITIMQAAMGVVPLNKRELLPPGRKLWRPPGDQPGTEQSSALFKSSRKFCWPREAQYLYLRRLSSRSYSAIMMNPVMEETVWEQYTVTLQRDPKMGFGIAVSGGRDNPNEESGETSIVVSDVLQGGPADGLLFENDRVVQVNAIPMEGVIHSFAVQTLRKCGKVAKITVKRPRKVPVNVMNRPGSPDDRVFNNDYTDDYNYDQDRRSVYSGRQDHSLERERGGYMDSGYQTREREYDRDYDRHDRGRSTERDLSPDQQYRRDGSRGRTLDRERSPDRHHRSEHTLSRDYSPDRRYRSERMLDRDHSPDRRYRSERALNRDYSPDRRYRSERMLDRTNSPDLGYRRDSHSPGRSRGRDHSIERGRDRVTSDTRKYDEPLKRGGSRDRLDRSPSPAAMPIPMPRHARELEPLEKPLNVLLLKNRPNEEYGLRLGSQLFIKEMTSTGLASRDGNLQEGDIILKINGTVTENLSLSDAGKLIEKSRGKLQLVVQRDRQQVLIRVPPMVDSDSELDDISEIESYRSYSPQDDRRGHHSDLSSHSSNERLREKPSREDPPNRLAKMGAMPTPFRGHDKAVEDGPPLPPEREEPRPQTPPTIAVAPKVHTLPKVPLKPSIEDLDVYGPNTVMVRFQKGDSVGMRLAGGNDVGIFIAGVQEDSAAEQEGLHTGDQIVKVNNMDFRGMVREDAVLYLLEIPKGEDVTILSQSKPEVYKDILASGRGDSFFIRTHFEYEKEAPQSLPFARGEIFKVTDTLYDGKLGNWLAVRTNKENQLLEKGIIPNKSRAEQMANVQNAARAASGNDRGDFWRLRGQRAAKKKDLRKSREDLSATPVATRFPAYERVVLREAGFKRPVVIFGPISDAVNEKLANDMPNEFTVAKTEPKDAGSEKSSGVVRLNTIRQIIEQESHALLDVTPKAVDTLNYTQWYPIVIFLNPDSKQGVKAMRNRLLPGSNRSARKLYEQAVKLRKTCSHLFTDTIDLNSANDAWYGSVKDSIREQQDRAVWVCEGKLDGSEEDVDLHDDRMSYLSTMSADYLSMDSRLTSDYDDTADEGGAYTDNELDEPLDEPQPVSAISRSSEPVLPDEKPHPEPRARMRRSGSREALNREPSPPPAFVPEPPKVRAQTLTDTSRSYDSHSSSTISSDAAGVTKPPPPPPVALKPTIARLSQTSEDQSPEKEEDDPANKSFLGKIKAFEKMDHLARAQRILELQEAESARLEIAQKHPDIYAIPINLPKPNLNRPQPIGSSSNPEPQTPSRQPYPESRGHEEDEAEYRRQLADSNKRGYYNPQKYKDTEL; from the exons AACCCGGTCATGGAGGAGACTGTGTGGGAGCAGTACACAGTGACCCTGCAGAGG GATCCAAAGATGGGCTTTGGAATCGCCGTGTCAGGAGGGCGAGACAACCCAAATGAAGAGAGCGGCGAGACATCCATTGTCGTGTCTGACGTCCTACAAGGAGGACCAGCTGATGGCTTGTTATT CGAGAATGACAGGGTGGTGCAAGTGAATGCCATCCCCATGGAGGGGGTCATTCACTCCTTTGCCGTCCAAACCCTCAGAAAGTGTGGCAAAGTGGCGAAAATT ACAGTCAAGCGGCCAAGGAAGGTTCCTGTGAATGTTATGAATCGTCCCGGATCACCCGACGATAGGGTCTTTAACAACGACTACACTGATGATTACAACTACGACCAGGACCGCCGCAGTGTTTACAGTGGCAGGCAGGACCATAGCCTGGAGAGGGAAAGAGGAGGCTACATGGATTCTGGCTACCAAACACGTGAGCGTGAATACGACAGAGACTATGACCGACACGACCGGGGCAGGAGTACGGAGAGAGACTTGAGTCCAGACCAGCAGTACAGGAGAGATGGTAGCAGAGGTCGTACGTTGGACCGAGAACGTAGCCCTGATCGCCATCACAGAAGTGAGCATACACTCAGCCGTGACTACAGCCCAGACAGACGATACCGTAGCGAACGCATGTTAGACCGAGATCACAGTCCTGATCGGCGATACCGCAGCGAACGAGCCCTCAACCGTGACTACAGTCCGGACAGACGCTATCGTAGCGAACGCATGCTCGACCGCACCAACAGCCCCGACCTGGGCTACAGACGGGACAGTCATAGCCCGGGACGTAGCCGTGGACGTGACCACAGCATCGAGCGAGGACGAGATCGAGTCACGAGCGACACAAGAAAATATGACGAGCCGTTGAAGCGGGGTGGTAGCAGGGACCGCTTGGATCGCTCGCCTTCACCTGCCGCGATGCCCATCCCTATGCCACGCCACGCCAGAGAACTGGAGCCACTGGAGAAACCTCTGAATGTGCTGCTGCTCAAGAACCGACCAAACGAAG AGTATGGCCTTCGTCTGGGCAGTCAGCTCTTTATTAAAGAGATGACCAGCACAGGACTTGCCAGCAGAGACGGAAACCTACAGGAAGGAGACATCATCCTCAAG ATCAACGGTACGGTGACTGAAAATTTGTCCCTGAGCGACGCAGGGAAGCTCATTGAGAAGTCGCGTGGGAAGCTGCAGCTGGTGGTTCAGAGAGACAGACAGCAAGTGCTGATCCGAGTCCCCCCGATGGTCGACAGCGACTCAGAGCTTGATG ACATATCTGAGATTGAGTCCTACCGCTCCTACTCCCCACAAGATGACAGACGGGGCCATCATTCAGACCTTTCCTCTCATTCCTCCAATGAGAGGCTCAGAGAGAAGCCCAG TAGAGAGGACCCACCAAACAGGCTGGCTAAAATGGGCGCCATGCCGACCCCCTTCCGAGGTCATGACAAAGCTGTGGAAGATGGACCCCCACTGCCTCCTGAAAGGGAGGAGCCACGGCCACAAACACCACCAA CGATAGCCGTCGCCCCGAAAGTTCACACTCTTCCAAAGGTGCCACTAAAGCCAAGCATAGAGGACCTGGATGTGTACGG GCCGAACACTGTGATGGTGCGTTTTCAGAAAGGTGACAGTGTTGGGATGAGGCTTGCAGGAGGAAATGATGTTGGCATCTTCATTGCTGGGGTTCAGGAAGATAGTGCAGCTGAACAGGAAGGTCTCCACACAGGAGATCAAATTGtaaag GTGAACAACATGGACTTTAGGGGTATGGTTCGTGAGGATGCAGTCCTTTACCTCCTGGAGATTCCAAAGGGTGAAGATGTGACCATACTCTCTCAGAGCAAACCTGAAG tttACAAAGATATTTTGGCCTCTGGTAGAGGTGACTCTTTCTTCATCAGGACCCACTTTGAGTATGAAAAAGAAGCCCCTCAGAGTCTTCCTTTCGCCAGAGGAGAGATTTTTAAAGTTACAGACACGCTATATGACGGCAAGCTGGGCAACTGGTTGGCAGTGCGCACAAACAAAGAAAACCAGCTGCTGGAGAAAGGCATCATTCCCAATAAGAGCAG AGCAGAGCAAATGGCCAACGTCCAGAATGCTGCACGAGCTGCATCGGGCAATGACCGAGGAGACTTCTGGAGGTTGCGAGGACAAAGAGCAGCGAAGAAAAAAGATCTTCGCAAGAGTCGAGAGGATCTGAGTGCAACCCCAGTTGCCACGCGATTCCCAGCCTATGAGAGAGTGGTCCTGCGTGAAG CTGGTTTCAAGAGACCTGTGGTGATCTTTGGGCCCATTTCTGATGCTGTCAATGAGAAACTGGCCAACGACATGCCGAATGAGTTTACTGTTGCGA AAACTGAGCCAAAGGATGCTGGAAGCGAGAAATCATCCGGAGTGGTGCGATTGAACACAATCCGACAAATCATTGAACAG GAAAGTCACGCACTGTTGGATGTGACGCCTAAAGCTGTTGACACCCTGAATTACACCCAGTGGTATCCCATCGTCATTTTCCTCAACCCTGACAGCAAGCAGGGAGTCAAGGCGATGAGGAACCGCCTCCTGCCTGGATCCAACCGCAGTGCACGCAAACTTTACGAGCAGGCAGTCAAGTTGAGGAAGACCTGCTCCCACCTTTTCACTG ACACTATTGACCTCAACTCGGCCAATGACGCTTGGTACGGTAGCGTGAAAGATTCCATCCGAGAGCAGCAGGACAGAGCCGTGTGGGTGTGTGAGGGCAAG TTGGATGGTTCGGAGGAGGATGTCGATCTCCATGATGACCGCATGTCATACCTGTCGACGATGAGCGCAGACTACCTGAGCATGGACAGCCGGCTGACCAGCGACTACGACGACACAGCCGACGAGGGCGGGGCTTACACAGACAACGAGCTGGATGAACCACTGGACGAGCCCCAGCCTGTGTCGGCCATCAGTCGTTCATCAGAGCCCGTGCTACCTGACGAG AAGCCCCATCCTGAACCCCGGGCTCGTATGAGAAGGTCAGGCAGCAGAGAGGCGCTGAACAGAGAGCCCAGTCCTCCCCCTGCTTTTGTCCCTGAACCTCCTAAG GTACGCGCTCAGACCCTGACTGACACATCACGCAGCTACGACTCGCACTCCAGCAGCACCATCAGCAGCGATGCAGCGGGCGTTACCAAGCCGCCGCCTCCCCCTCCGGTGGCACTGAAGCCAACCATCGCCCGCCTCAGCCAAACATCCGAAGATCAGAGCccggagaaggaggaggatgacCCTGCTAACAAATCCTTCCTGGGCAAG ATTAAAGCCTTCGAGAAGATGGACCACCTGGCACGAGCTCAGAGGATCCTCGAACTGCAGGAGGCAGAAAGTGCTCGA TTGGAAATCGCCCAGAAGCATCCGGACATCTATGCCATCCCGATTAACTTGCCCAAACCCAATCTCAACCGTCCTCAGCCAATAGG ttcCAGCTCCAACCCTGAACCACAGACTCCATCCAGGCAGCCGTACCCTGAGAGCAGAGGGCATGAAGAAGACGAGGCAGAGTACCGCAGACAGTTGGCTGACAGCAACAAGAGAGGATACTACAACCCCCAGAAATACAAGGACACCGAGTTGTAG
- the tjp2a gene encoding tight junction protein ZO-2a isoform X4: MKFKKFITIMQAAMGVVPLNKRELLPPGRKLWRPPGDQPGTEQSSALFKSSRKFCWPREAQYLYLRRLSSRSYSAIMMNPVMEETVWEQYTVTLQRDPKMGFGIAVSGGRDNPNEESGETSIVVSDVLQGGPADGLLFENDRVVQVNAIPMEGVIHSFAVQTLRKCGKVAKITVKRPRKVPVNVMNRPGSPDDRVFNNDYTDDYNYDQDRRSVYSGRQDHSLERERGGYMDSGYQTREREYDRDYDRHDRGRSTERDLSPDQQYRRDGSRGRTLDRERSPDRHHRSEHTLSRDYSPDRRYRSERMLDRDHSPDRRYRSERALNRDYSPDRRYRSERMLDRTNSPDLGYRRDSHSPGRSRGRDHSIERGRDRVTSDTRKYDEPLKRGGSRDRLDRSPSPAAMPIPMPRHARELEPLEKPLNVLLLKNRPNEEYGLRLGSQLFIKEMTSTGLASRDGNLQEGDIILKINGTVTENLSLSDAGKLIEKSRGKLQLVVQRDRQQVLIRVPPMVDSDSELDDISEIESYRSYSPQDDRRGHHSDLSSHSSNERLREKPREDPPNRLAKMGAMPTPFRGHDKAVEDGPPLPPEREEPRPQTPPTIAVAPKVHTLPKVPLKPSIEDLDVYGPNTVMVRFQKGDSVGMRLAGGNDVGIFIAGVQEDSAAEQEGLHTGDQIVKVNNMDFRGMVREDAVLYLLEIPKGEDVTILSQSKPEVYKDILASGRGDSFFIRTHFEYEKEAPQSLPFARGEIFKVTDTLYDGKLGNWLAVRTNKENQLLEKGIIPNKSRAEQMANVQNAARAASGNDRGDFWRLRGQRAAKKKDLRKSREDLSATPVATRFPAYERVVLREAGFKRPVVIFGPISDAVNEKLANDMPNEFTVAKTEPKDAGSEKSSGVVRLNTIRQIIEQESHALLDVTPKAVDTLNYTQWYPIVIFLNPDSKQGVKAMRNRLLPGSNRSARKLYEQAVKLRKTCSHLFTDTIDLNSANDAWYGSVKDSIREQQDRAVWVCEGKLDGSEEDVDLHDDRMSYLSTMSADYLSMDSRLTSDYDDTADEGGAYTDNELDEPLDEPQPVSAISRSSEPVLPDEKPHPEPRARMRRSGSREALNREPSPPPAFVPEPPKVRAQTLTDTSRSYDSHSSSTISSDAAGVTKPPPPPPVALKPTIARLSQTSEDQSPEKEEDDPANKSFLGKIKAFEKMDHLARAQRILELQEAESARLEIAQKHPDIYAIPINLPKPNLNRPQPIGSSSNPEPQTPSRQPYPESRGHEEDEAEYRRQLADSNKRGYYNPQKYKDTEL, from the exons AACCCGGTCATGGAGGAGACTGTGTGGGAGCAGTACACAGTGACCCTGCAGAGG GATCCAAAGATGGGCTTTGGAATCGCCGTGTCAGGAGGGCGAGACAACCCAAATGAAGAGAGCGGCGAGACATCCATTGTCGTGTCTGACGTCCTACAAGGAGGACCAGCTGATGGCTTGTTATT CGAGAATGACAGGGTGGTGCAAGTGAATGCCATCCCCATGGAGGGGGTCATTCACTCCTTTGCCGTCCAAACCCTCAGAAAGTGTGGCAAAGTGGCGAAAATT ACAGTCAAGCGGCCAAGGAAGGTTCCTGTGAATGTTATGAATCGTCCCGGATCACCCGACGATAGGGTCTTTAACAACGACTACACTGATGATTACAACTACGACCAGGACCGCCGCAGTGTTTACAGTGGCAGGCAGGACCATAGCCTGGAGAGGGAAAGAGGAGGCTACATGGATTCTGGCTACCAAACACGTGAGCGTGAATACGACAGAGACTATGACCGACACGACCGGGGCAGGAGTACGGAGAGAGACTTGAGTCCAGACCAGCAGTACAGGAGAGATGGTAGCAGAGGTCGTACGTTGGACCGAGAACGTAGCCCTGATCGCCATCACAGAAGTGAGCATACACTCAGCCGTGACTACAGCCCAGACAGACGATACCGTAGCGAACGCATGTTAGACCGAGATCACAGTCCTGATCGGCGATACCGCAGCGAACGAGCCCTCAACCGTGACTACAGTCCGGACAGACGCTATCGTAGCGAACGCATGCTCGACCGCACCAACAGCCCCGACCTGGGCTACAGACGGGACAGTCATAGCCCGGGACGTAGCCGTGGACGTGACCACAGCATCGAGCGAGGACGAGATCGAGTCACGAGCGACACAAGAAAATATGACGAGCCGTTGAAGCGGGGTGGTAGCAGGGACCGCTTGGATCGCTCGCCTTCACCTGCCGCGATGCCCATCCCTATGCCACGCCACGCCAGAGAACTGGAGCCACTGGAGAAACCTCTGAATGTGCTGCTGCTCAAGAACCGACCAAACGAAG AGTATGGCCTTCGTCTGGGCAGTCAGCTCTTTATTAAAGAGATGACCAGCACAGGACTTGCCAGCAGAGACGGAAACCTACAGGAAGGAGACATCATCCTCAAG ATCAACGGTACGGTGACTGAAAATTTGTCCCTGAGCGACGCAGGGAAGCTCATTGAGAAGTCGCGTGGGAAGCTGCAGCTGGTGGTTCAGAGAGACAGACAGCAAGTGCTGATCCGAGTCCCCCCGATGGTCGACAGCGACTCAGAGCTTGATG ACATATCTGAGATTGAGTCCTACCGCTCCTACTCCCCACAAGATGACAGACGGGGCCATCATTCAGACCTTTCCTCTCATTCCTCCAATGAGAGGCTCAGAGAGAAGCCCAG AGAGGACCCACCAAACAGGCTGGCTAAAATGGGCGCCATGCCGACCCCCTTCCGAGGTCATGACAAAGCTGTGGAAGATGGACCCCCACTGCCTCCTGAAAGGGAGGAGCCACGGCCACAAACACCACCAA CGATAGCCGTCGCCCCGAAAGTTCACACTCTTCCAAAGGTGCCACTAAAGCCAAGCATAGAGGACCTGGATGTGTACGG GCCGAACACTGTGATGGTGCGTTTTCAGAAAGGTGACAGTGTTGGGATGAGGCTTGCAGGAGGAAATGATGTTGGCATCTTCATTGCTGGGGTTCAGGAAGATAGTGCAGCTGAACAGGAAGGTCTCCACACAGGAGATCAAATTGtaaag GTGAACAACATGGACTTTAGGGGTATGGTTCGTGAGGATGCAGTCCTTTACCTCCTGGAGATTCCAAAGGGTGAAGATGTGACCATACTCTCTCAGAGCAAACCTGAAG tttACAAAGATATTTTGGCCTCTGGTAGAGGTGACTCTTTCTTCATCAGGACCCACTTTGAGTATGAAAAAGAAGCCCCTCAGAGTCTTCCTTTCGCCAGAGGAGAGATTTTTAAAGTTACAGACACGCTATATGACGGCAAGCTGGGCAACTGGTTGGCAGTGCGCACAAACAAAGAAAACCAGCTGCTGGAGAAAGGCATCATTCCCAATAAGAGCAG AGCAGAGCAAATGGCCAACGTCCAGAATGCTGCACGAGCTGCATCGGGCAATGACCGAGGAGACTTCTGGAGGTTGCGAGGACAAAGAGCAGCGAAGAAAAAAGATCTTCGCAAGAGTCGAGAGGATCTGAGTGCAACCCCAGTTGCCACGCGATTCCCAGCCTATGAGAGAGTGGTCCTGCGTGAAG CTGGTTTCAAGAGACCTGTGGTGATCTTTGGGCCCATTTCTGATGCTGTCAATGAGAAACTGGCCAACGACATGCCGAATGAGTTTACTGTTGCGA AAACTGAGCCAAAGGATGCTGGAAGCGAGAAATCATCCGGAGTGGTGCGATTGAACACAATCCGACAAATCATTGAACAG GAAAGTCACGCACTGTTGGATGTGACGCCTAAAGCTGTTGACACCCTGAATTACACCCAGTGGTATCCCATCGTCATTTTCCTCAACCCTGACAGCAAGCAGGGAGTCAAGGCGATGAGGAACCGCCTCCTGCCTGGATCCAACCGCAGTGCACGCAAACTTTACGAGCAGGCAGTCAAGTTGAGGAAGACCTGCTCCCACCTTTTCACTG ACACTATTGACCTCAACTCGGCCAATGACGCTTGGTACGGTAGCGTGAAAGATTCCATCCGAGAGCAGCAGGACAGAGCCGTGTGGGTGTGTGAGGGCAAG TTGGATGGTTCGGAGGAGGATGTCGATCTCCATGATGACCGCATGTCATACCTGTCGACGATGAGCGCAGACTACCTGAGCATGGACAGCCGGCTGACCAGCGACTACGACGACACAGCCGACGAGGGCGGGGCTTACACAGACAACGAGCTGGATGAACCACTGGACGAGCCCCAGCCTGTGTCGGCCATCAGTCGTTCATCAGAGCCCGTGCTACCTGACGAG AAGCCCCATCCTGAACCCCGGGCTCGTATGAGAAGGTCAGGCAGCAGAGAGGCGCTGAACAGAGAGCCCAGTCCTCCCCCTGCTTTTGTCCCTGAACCTCCTAAG GTACGCGCTCAGACCCTGACTGACACATCACGCAGCTACGACTCGCACTCCAGCAGCACCATCAGCAGCGATGCAGCGGGCGTTACCAAGCCGCCGCCTCCCCCTCCGGTGGCACTGAAGCCAACCATCGCCCGCCTCAGCCAAACATCCGAAGATCAGAGCccggagaaggaggaggatgacCCTGCTAACAAATCCTTCCTGGGCAAG ATTAAAGCCTTCGAGAAGATGGACCACCTGGCACGAGCTCAGAGGATCCTCGAACTGCAGGAGGCAGAAAGTGCTCGA TTGGAAATCGCCCAGAAGCATCCGGACATCTATGCCATCCCGATTAACTTGCCCAAACCCAATCTCAACCGTCCTCAGCCAATAGG ttcCAGCTCCAACCCTGAACCACAGACTCCATCCAGGCAGCCGTACCCTGAGAGCAGAGGGCATGAAGAAGACGAGGCAGAGTACCGCAGACAGTTGGCTGACAGCAACAAGAGAGGATACTACAACCCCCAGAAATACAAGGACACCGAGTTGTAG
- the tjp2a gene encoding tight junction protein ZO-2a isoform X1 — protein sequence MKFKKFITIMQAAMGVVPLNKRELLPPGRKLWRPPGDQPGTEQSSALFKSSRKFCWPREAQYLYLRRLSSRSYSAIMMNPVMEETVWEQYTVTLQRDPKMGFGIAVSGGRDNPNEESGETSIVVSDVLQGGPADGLLFENDRVVQVNAIPMEGVIHSFAVQTLRKCGKVAKITVKRPRKVPVNVMNRPGSPDDRVFNNDYTDDYNYDQDRRSVYSGRQDHSLERERGGYMDSGYQTREREYDRDYDRHDRGRSTERDLSPDQQYRRDGSRGRTLDRERSPDRHHRSEHTLSRDYSPDRRYRSERMLDRDHSPDRRYRSERALNRDYSPDRRYRSERMLDRTNSPDLGYRRDSHSPGRSRGRDHSIERGRDRVTSDTRKYDEPLKRGGSRDRLDRSPSPAAMPIPMPRHARELEPLEKPLNVLLLKNRPNEEYGLRLGSQLFIKEMTSTGLASRDGNLQEGDIILKINGTVTENLSLSDAGKLIEKSRGKLQLVVQRDRQQVLIRVPPMVDSDSELDDISEIESYRSYSPQDDRRGHHSDLSSHSSNERLREKPSREDPPNRLAKMGAMPTPFRGHDKAVEDGPPLPPEREEPRPQTPPTIAVAPKVHTLPKVPLKPSIEDLDVYGPNTVMVRFQKGDSVGMRLAGGNDVGIFIAGVQEDSAAEQEGLHTGDQIVKVNNMDFRGMVREDAVLYLLEIPKGEDVTILSQSKPEVYKDILASGRGDSFFIRTHFEYEKEAPQSLPFARGEIFKVTDTLYDGKLGNWLAVRTNKENQLLEKGIIPNKSRAEQMANVQNAARAASGNDRGDFWRLRGQRAAKKKDLRKSREDLSATPVATRFPAYERVVLREAGFKRPVVIFGPISDAVNEKLANDMPNEFTVAKTEPKDAGSEKSSGVVRLNTIRQIIEQESHALLDVTPKAVDTLNYTQWYPIVIFLNPDSKQGVKAMRNRLLPGSNRSARKLYEQAVKLRKTCSHLFTDTIDLNSANDAWYGSVKDSIREQQDRAVWVCEGKLDGSEEDVDLHDDRMSYLSTMSADYLSMDSRLTSDYDDTADEGGAYTDNELDEPLDEPQPVSAISRSSEPVLPDEKPHPEPRARMRRSGSREALNREPSPPPAFVPEPPKVRAQTLTDTSRSYDSHSSSTISSDAAGVTKPPPPPPVALKPTIARLSQTSEDQSPEKEEDDPANKSFLGKQSREQIKAFEKMDHLARAQRILELQEAESARLEIAQKHPDIYAIPINLPKPNLNRPQPIGSSSNPEPQTPSRQPYPESRGHEEDEAEYRRQLADSNKRGYYNPQKYKDTEL from the exons AACCCGGTCATGGAGGAGACTGTGTGGGAGCAGTACACAGTGACCCTGCAGAGG GATCCAAAGATGGGCTTTGGAATCGCCGTGTCAGGAGGGCGAGACAACCCAAATGAAGAGAGCGGCGAGACATCCATTGTCGTGTCTGACGTCCTACAAGGAGGACCAGCTGATGGCTTGTTATT CGAGAATGACAGGGTGGTGCAAGTGAATGCCATCCCCATGGAGGGGGTCATTCACTCCTTTGCCGTCCAAACCCTCAGAAAGTGTGGCAAAGTGGCGAAAATT ACAGTCAAGCGGCCAAGGAAGGTTCCTGTGAATGTTATGAATCGTCCCGGATCACCCGACGATAGGGTCTTTAACAACGACTACACTGATGATTACAACTACGACCAGGACCGCCGCAGTGTTTACAGTGGCAGGCAGGACCATAGCCTGGAGAGGGAAAGAGGAGGCTACATGGATTCTGGCTACCAAACACGTGAGCGTGAATACGACAGAGACTATGACCGACACGACCGGGGCAGGAGTACGGAGAGAGACTTGAGTCCAGACCAGCAGTACAGGAGAGATGGTAGCAGAGGTCGTACGTTGGACCGAGAACGTAGCCCTGATCGCCATCACAGAAGTGAGCATACACTCAGCCGTGACTACAGCCCAGACAGACGATACCGTAGCGAACGCATGTTAGACCGAGATCACAGTCCTGATCGGCGATACCGCAGCGAACGAGCCCTCAACCGTGACTACAGTCCGGACAGACGCTATCGTAGCGAACGCATGCTCGACCGCACCAACAGCCCCGACCTGGGCTACAGACGGGACAGTCATAGCCCGGGACGTAGCCGTGGACGTGACCACAGCATCGAGCGAGGACGAGATCGAGTCACGAGCGACACAAGAAAATATGACGAGCCGTTGAAGCGGGGTGGTAGCAGGGACCGCTTGGATCGCTCGCCTTCACCTGCCGCGATGCCCATCCCTATGCCACGCCACGCCAGAGAACTGGAGCCACTGGAGAAACCTCTGAATGTGCTGCTGCTCAAGAACCGACCAAACGAAG AGTATGGCCTTCGTCTGGGCAGTCAGCTCTTTATTAAAGAGATGACCAGCACAGGACTTGCCAGCAGAGACGGAAACCTACAGGAAGGAGACATCATCCTCAAG ATCAACGGTACGGTGACTGAAAATTTGTCCCTGAGCGACGCAGGGAAGCTCATTGAGAAGTCGCGTGGGAAGCTGCAGCTGGTGGTTCAGAGAGACAGACAGCAAGTGCTGATCCGAGTCCCCCCGATGGTCGACAGCGACTCAGAGCTTGATG ACATATCTGAGATTGAGTCCTACCGCTCCTACTCCCCACAAGATGACAGACGGGGCCATCATTCAGACCTTTCCTCTCATTCCTCCAATGAGAGGCTCAGAGAGAAGCCCAG TAGAGAGGACCCACCAAACAGGCTGGCTAAAATGGGCGCCATGCCGACCCCCTTCCGAGGTCATGACAAAGCTGTGGAAGATGGACCCCCACTGCCTCCTGAAAGGGAGGAGCCACGGCCACAAACACCACCAA CGATAGCCGTCGCCCCGAAAGTTCACACTCTTCCAAAGGTGCCACTAAAGCCAAGCATAGAGGACCTGGATGTGTACGG GCCGAACACTGTGATGGTGCGTTTTCAGAAAGGTGACAGTGTTGGGATGAGGCTTGCAGGAGGAAATGATGTTGGCATCTTCATTGCTGGGGTTCAGGAAGATAGTGCAGCTGAACAGGAAGGTCTCCACACAGGAGATCAAATTGtaaag GTGAACAACATGGACTTTAGGGGTATGGTTCGTGAGGATGCAGTCCTTTACCTCCTGGAGATTCCAAAGGGTGAAGATGTGACCATACTCTCTCAGAGCAAACCTGAAG tttACAAAGATATTTTGGCCTCTGGTAGAGGTGACTCTTTCTTCATCAGGACCCACTTTGAGTATGAAAAAGAAGCCCCTCAGAGTCTTCCTTTCGCCAGAGGAGAGATTTTTAAAGTTACAGACACGCTATATGACGGCAAGCTGGGCAACTGGTTGGCAGTGCGCACAAACAAAGAAAACCAGCTGCTGGAGAAAGGCATCATTCCCAATAAGAGCAG AGCAGAGCAAATGGCCAACGTCCAGAATGCTGCACGAGCTGCATCGGGCAATGACCGAGGAGACTTCTGGAGGTTGCGAGGACAAAGAGCAGCGAAGAAAAAAGATCTTCGCAAGAGTCGAGAGGATCTGAGTGCAACCCCAGTTGCCACGCGATTCCCAGCCTATGAGAGAGTGGTCCTGCGTGAAG CTGGTTTCAAGAGACCTGTGGTGATCTTTGGGCCCATTTCTGATGCTGTCAATGAGAAACTGGCCAACGACATGCCGAATGAGTTTACTGTTGCGA AAACTGAGCCAAAGGATGCTGGAAGCGAGAAATCATCCGGAGTGGTGCGATTGAACACAATCCGACAAATCATTGAACAG GAAAGTCACGCACTGTTGGATGTGACGCCTAAAGCTGTTGACACCCTGAATTACACCCAGTGGTATCCCATCGTCATTTTCCTCAACCCTGACAGCAAGCAGGGAGTCAAGGCGATGAGGAACCGCCTCCTGCCTGGATCCAACCGCAGTGCACGCAAACTTTACGAGCAGGCAGTCAAGTTGAGGAAGACCTGCTCCCACCTTTTCACTG ACACTATTGACCTCAACTCGGCCAATGACGCTTGGTACGGTAGCGTGAAAGATTCCATCCGAGAGCAGCAGGACAGAGCCGTGTGGGTGTGTGAGGGCAAG TTGGATGGTTCGGAGGAGGATGTCGATCTCCATGATGACCGCATGTCATACCTGTCGACGATGAGCGCAGACTACCTGAGCATGGACAGCCGGCTGACCAGCGACTACGACGACACAGCCGACGAGGGCGGGGCTTACACAGACAACGAGCTGGATGAACCACTGGACGAGCCCCAGCCTGTGTCGGCCATCAGTCGTTCATCAGAGCCCGTGCTACCTGACGAG AAGCCCCATCCTGAACCCCGGGCTCGTATGAGAAGGTCAGGCAGCAGAGAGGCGCTGAACAGAGAGCCCAGTCCTCCCCCTGCTTTTGTCCCTGAACCTCCTAAG GTACGCGCTCAGACCCTGACTGACACATCACGCAGCTACGACTCGCACTCCAGCAGCACCATCAGCAGCGATGCAGCGGGCGTTACCAAGCCGCCGCCTCCCCCTCCGGTGGCACTGAAGCCAACCATCGCCCGCCTCAGCCAAACATCCGAAGATCAGAGCccggagaaggaggaggatgacCCTGCTAACAAATCCTTCCTGGGCAAG CAATCAAGGGAGCAG ATTAAAGCCTTCGAGAAGATGGACCACCTGGCACGAGCTCAGAGGATCCTCGAACTGCAGGAGGCAGAAAGTGCTCGA TTGGAAATCGCCCAGAAGCATCCGGACATCTATGCCATCCCGATTAACTTGCCCAAACCCAATCTCAACCGTCCTCAGCCAATAGG ttcCAGCTCCAACCCTGAACCACAGACTCCATCCAGGCAGCCGTACCCTGAGAGCAGAGGGCATGAAGAAGACGAGGCAGAGTACCGCAGACAGTTGGCTGACAGCAACAAGAGAGGATACTACAACCCCCAGAAATACAAGGACACCGAGTTGTAG